One genomic segment of Peribacillus sp. FSL H8-0477 includes these proteins:
- a CDS encoding CotH kinase family protein — protein MEHTKKLAEYQLFIHPIDFSELRRDIWIDEPVPATLTVNKKRYNIDLAYRGSHIREFEKKSYHIMFRKPAMYRNAKEWHLNAEYVDPSLIRNKLSLDFFKDIGSLSPTSRFVNLKINGKNEGVYLELESVDEYFLETQKLPKGAIFYAVDGDANFSLMSELDQDVKKSLELGYERKCGTMEDEHALHEFIIKVNTISRVDFEKEIVRYLNVEKYIAWLAGVVFTQNYDGFVHNYALYRNGESGLFEMIPWDYDATWGRDIHGELMAEDYLRIEGFNTLTARILDVKTFRHQYQKRLENILQHQFTVEYMKPKIRTLMELIRPYISKDRYVNKNIHLFDQEEEMICGYIEARTRYLKNNINILN, from the coding sequence ATGGAGCATACTAAAAAACTTGCTGAATATCAGCTGTTTATTCATCCCATAGATTTTAGCGAACTGAGACGGGATATTTGGATTGATGAGCCCGTTCCAGCTACGCTGACTGTAAACAAAAAAAGGTATAACATCGATTTAGCCTACCGAGGTTCGCATATTCGTGAATTTGAAAAAAAATCCTACCATATAATGTTTCGAAAGCCAGCGATGTATCGAAATGCAAAAGAATGGCATTTAAACGCTGAATATGTGGATCCATCATTAATAAGAAATAAATTATCTTTAGACTTTTTTAAAGATATTGGCTCGCTATCACCAACCTCACGATTTGTTAATCTGAAAATAAACGGGAAAAACGAAGGAGTTTATTTAGAATTAGAATCAGTGGATGAATACTTTTTAGAAACTCAAAAACTACCTAAAGGGGCAATATTTTATGCTGTAGATGGTGATGCCAACTTTTCATTAATGAGTGAACTTGACCAAGATGTAAAGAAGTCGCTCGAACTTGGGTATGAAAGAAAGTGTGGAACAATGGAAGATGAGCATGCCTTGCATGAATTCATAATAAAAGTAAATACAATTTCAAGAGTAGACTTTGAAAAGGAAATTGTCAGATACTTAAACGTTGAAAAATATATAGCCTGGCTTGCTGGAGTGGTCTTCACCCAAAATTATGACGGGTTTGTACATAATTATGCGCTATATAGAAACGGAGAGTCTGGTCTTTTTGAGATGATTCCATGGGACTATGATGCGACTTGGGGAAGGGACATCCATGGAGAATTAATGGCTGAAGATTATTTGAGAATAGAAGGGTTTAATACACTGACCGCACGAATTCTTGATGTGAAAACATTTCGTCATCAATACCAAAAGCGGTTAGAGAATATATTACAACACCAATTCACTGTAGAATATATGAAGCCTAAAATTCGAACATTGATGGAATTAATCAGGCCATATATTTCAAAAGATCGTTATGTAAATAAAAATATTCATTTGTTTGATCAAGAGGAAGAAATGATCTGTGGATATATTGAAGCACGAACTAGGTATCTTAAAAATAATATAAATATATTAAATTAA
- a CDS encoding C40 family peptidase codes for MVKKIISTLFLGILLAAMIPTFVDAAITSKYVDVPIDDSLNIRKSPKATAPIITKLEAGTEVNVYSESKGWAKISSNGIEGYVNSSYLTSEKISPASISSYKVKAISVAKQYLGTRYRWGGITPKGFDCSGLVKYSYAKAGKTLPRTAAAMYKKGSSVNTLKAGDLMFFAPNRASKPTHVSIYIGGGQMIQSATSKGVSIASISNSYWKPKYIGAKRI; via the coding sequence TTGGTTAAAAAGATCATTTCAACTTTGTTCTTGGGGATTTTATTAGCAGCTATGATACCAACATTTGTCGATGCAGCAATTACTAGTAAATATGTCGACGTACCTATAGATGATTCATTAAATATTCGAAAAAGTCCTAAAGCAACTGCACCTATCATTACTAAATTAGAGGCTGGCACTGAGGTCAATGTTTATTCCGAATCTAAAGGGTGGGCAAAAATCAGTTCCAATGGTATAGAGGGATATGTTAACAGCAGCTATTTAACCTCAGAAAAGATTAGCCCTGCCAGCATTTCAAGTTATAAAGTAAAAGCAATTTCAGTAGCTAAACAGTATTTAGGGACAAGGTACCGCTGGGGTGGAATTACACCAAAAGGGTTTGATTGTTCCGGTCTTGTTAAATATTCATATGCAAAAGCTGGGAAGACATTGCCGCGTACTGCAGCAGCTATGTATAAAAAAGGAAGCTCGGTCAATACGTTGAAAGCTGGCGACCTGATGTTTTTTGCGCCTAATCGAGCATCGAAACCAACTCATGTATCCATTTATATCGGCGGTGGTCAGATGATCCAATCGGCTACTTCTAAAGGGGTTTCAATCGCTTCTATAAGTAATTCTTACTGGAAGCCTAAATATATCGGAGCTAAACGAATTTAA
- a CDS encoding TVP38/TMEM64 family protein, which translates to MKNQKFIYTMERNNEFISVRGKKFDYWGKHMGENKKYFKILYALIPILLGCLFYFMNQDLFKALTNGDTKQIKLLLTDNMIYLYLFMLIIMVIQNSFTLIPLILIITINISLFGLVIGFIWSVFTSIVAAVIIFFCIRYLFQDMLTKKVKPELIQKVEKNGFMYVFQARIFPFVPTSLVNILAGLSSISFYKYLVATSLGNFIYFFALALVPAGLISLDLNKNLLWALVGASIVIYVCFKKFYKKKKKDSAN; encoded by the coding sequence TTGAAAAATCAAAAATTTATCTATACTATGGAGAGAAATAATGAATTCATCTCAGTACGTGGGAAAAAGTTTGATTACTGGGGGAAGCACATGGGTGAAAATAAAAAGTACTTTAAAATATTGTATGCGCTTATCCCAATCCTATTAGGGTGTTTATTTTATTTTATGAATCAGGATTTGTTTAAAGCGTTGACCAATGGGGATACGAAACAAATAAAGCTGCTGTTAACCGATAATATGATCTATTTATATTTGTTTATGCTTATTATTATGGTTATTCAAAACAGCTTTACACTTATTCCTTTAATACTCATTATAACCATAAATATTTCACTCTTCGGATTGGTAATTGGGTTTATATGGAGTGTATTTACAAGTATTGTGGCAGCAGTAATCATTTTTTTCTGCATCCGGTATCTTTTTCAGGATATGCTGACCAAGAAGGTTAAACCAGAGTTGATCCAGAAAGTAGAAAAGAATGGATTTATGTATGTATTCCAGGCGCGGATTTTTCCATTCGTCCCAACCAGTTTAGTGAATATTCTCGCTGGTCTTAGCTCTATTTCCTTTTATAAATATTTAGTAGCAACTAGTTTAGGGAACTTTATTTATTTTTTTGCATTAGCTCTTGTTCCGGCGGGGTTAATTTCATTAGATTTGAATAAAAACTTACTGTGGGCACTGGTTGGGGCAAGTATTGTAATCTATGTCTGCTTTAAAAAGTTTTATAAGAAGAAGAAAAAGGATTCAGCTAATTAA
- a CDS encoding quinone oxidoreductase family protein — translation MKAIIVTDFGSPDVLRYVDMDIPVIAPSQVLIRVEKTSVNYADVKSRYGKKGSNVFPFVPGLDAAGVIVEVGSEVDNFKIGQRVMAFPSSGSYSEYVAAEAMLTFELPDEVDFEMAAACPTVAFLSYKLLVDIARIEPGETILIHSASGGVGTTAIQLAKILGAGTIIGTVGSESKAAVAQHAGADHVFCYENEDFAEKVNLITEGKGVQIVLDSVAGPITQRSLACLAPYGRLIQFGNSSGQPGIIQTSDLHSSCRSILGFSLGTTRINRPESLRHTAKQVLNYLKDGELNIKISYQFPLEEAKAAHKLIESRLSTGKILLDVKK, via the coding sequence TTGAAAGCAATTATTGTTACTGATTTTGGCAGCCCAGATGTTTTAAGATATGTTGATATGGATATTCCCGTTATTGCTCCATCGCAAGTATTAATCAGGGTAGAGAAAACCAGTGTCAATTATGCTGATGTTAAATCCAGATATGGGAAAAAGGGGAGTAATGTGTTTCCATTCGTACCAGGGCTAGATGCGGCAGGGGTAATTGTAGAGGTAGGCTCGGAAGTAGACAACTTCAAAATAGGACAAAGAGTGATGGCTTTTCCGTCCAGCGGATCTTATTCAGAATATGTTGCAGCAGAAGCCATGCTGACGTTTGAACTGCCAGATGAAGTTGATTTTGAAATGGCAGCAGCGTGCCCCACCGTTGCATTTCTATCTTATAAGCTCCTTGTTGATATTGCACGAATTGAACCAGGTGAAACCATTCTTATCCACTCAGCCTCAGGCGGTGTAGGAACAACAGCTATTCAATTAGCAAAGATTCTAGGGGCAGGAACAATTATTGGAACGGTTGGGAGTGAAAGTAAAGCAGCGGTTGCACAACATGCTGGAGCAGATCACGTTTTTTGCTATGAAAATGAAGACTTTGCGGAAAAGGTGAATTTAATAACGGAAGGAAAAGGGGTGCAGATTGTTTTAGATTCGGTAGCTGGTCCAATTACGCAAAGAAGTTTGGCATGTCTAGCACCATATGGGCGTTTAATACAATTTGGAAACTCCAGCGGACAGCCGGGTATCATTCAAACGAGTGACCTGCATTCAAGCTGCCGGTCGATTCTTGGATTTAGTTTAGGTACTACACGGATAAATCGACCCGAATCATTAAGACATACAGCTAAACAAGTACTAAATTATTTAAAAGATGGGGAACTCAACATTAAAATAAGCTACCAATTTCCTTTAGAAGAAGCGAAAGCTGCCCATAAACTAATTGAGAGCAGATTGAGTACTGGAAAAATATTATTAGATGTAAAGAAATAA
- a CDS encoding LacI family DNA-binding transcriptional regulator: MNKKKKITISDVAEKAGVSKSTVSQFINQRYRYMSADTKEKIQEVIKELDFRPNDNARNLKVKKTKVIGILVANILHTLSTEIIRIVEERLQQNGIKVFICNSADDPEKEKEYIDLLISTRVDGMIIFPVGNDFKVYNYLVDHSIPMVFVDRLVDGIASDSVLLDNHAASFLAVSMLAEKGHKDITFITLPIDIPITPRVERIEGFKKAMAAYHLEVNQESIYALPSGEIKETLSQRFIENTLPTAIVAGNDLVLREVLSYLKKQNISIPEEVAVVSIDNVDYSEFYQPSVTTIGQPILQMGIKAAELLLERIENQAQTPFITYRFAPELNERNSC; this comes from the coding sequence ATGAATAAAAAAAAGAAAATTACAATTTCCGATGTTGCTGAAAAAGCAGGCGTTTCCAAAAGTACGGTTTCTCAGTTCATCAACCAACGATATCGATATATGAGTGCTGACACAAAAGAAAAAATCCAAGAAGTTATTAAAGAACTTGATTTCCGTCCAAATGATAATGCCCGTAATTTAAAAGTAAAAAAAACAAAGGTTATTGGCATTTTAGTAGCTAATATCCTACATACATTGTCTACTGAAATTATTCGAATTGTCGAAGAACGTCTTCAGCAGAATGGCATCAAAGTGTTTATTTGTAACTCTGCAGATGATCCAGAAAAAGAAAAAGAGTATATTGATTTGCTCATCTCTACTCGTGTGGATGGAATGATTATCTTCCCAGTCGGAAATGATTTTAAAGTTTATAACTATCTAGTAGACCATTCTATTCCAATGGTGTTTGTCGATCGCTTAGTGGATGGAATTGCTTCTGATTCAGTTCTCTTAGATAATCACGCAGCTAGTTTTTTAGCTGTTTCAATGCTTGCTGAGAAAGGGCACAAGGACATCACTTTTATAACTTTACCGATTGATATTCCCATAACACCCCGTGTGGAGAGAATAGAAGGATTTAAGAAGGCAATGGCAGCTTATCATTTAGAGGTTAATCAAGAGAGTATTTATGCTTTACCAAGCGGTGAAATAAAAGAAACATTGTCCCAAAGATTTATAGAAAACACTCTCCCAACAGCTATTGTCGCAGGAAATGATTTAGTCCTTCGTGAAGTTTTAAGCTACTTGAAAAAACAGAACATATCCATTCCTGAAGAAGTAGCCGTTGTTAGTATTGATAACGTTGATTATTCAGAGTTTTACCAGCCTTCTGTTACCACCATCGGACAGCCTATCCTGCAAATGGGGATCAAGGCAGCTGAACTATTATTGGAGCGAATTGAAAATCAAGCCCAAACTCCATTTATAACCTATAGATTTGCTCCTGAACTTAATGAAAGAAATTCTTGCTAA